The sequence TTCATTACATTAAGCCATCCAAAGtctgcttttattaaaaaaaaaaaaaaaaaaaattctaggtgCTACAGGCCAGAATCAATACAGTAGTGCTGCTAAAATCTAGCCGCAACACAAGGTCTTtacattcattttaaatattatcttCAGATTAAAGCAAAGCTaaacaaccaccaccaaaaaagcatgATAACACATGAGTTCCATCTAAATGCCATTTGGGGGAATTAAAATCCTAAATTTTTCTTATCAAATACATTCAAGGCTACATGTTTTCAGCAGCTAACAAATACAAATGGGTAGACTGTGGGGTAGGATCTGGTTATTAACATGTCAAAATTATTTGTAAAATCACTGAAAGATTCCCTCCCCCCCACGGCAAGATTGAGTTTTACAAATACTTGTTTAGAAAGGCACCATTCGGCTTCTGCATTCAGCGAGCACAGATTACGATGACTTCACCTCGCCATCACCAGGGCCATCTCCGTCCTTTCTGCTTTCATCTGTTTTCCCGTGGATTGTAAGGAAGCCCGTGCTTCCCCTGAGAGTCGTAACTGTCGTGGTACGGGAGATGGAGCCACTCTGGCGAGTAGCTGGCTGTGCTGTACACAAAACACCACACGATCCTGCCAGCAGCTGGCATCTCCTCAGGGGCGCTGGCTCTCCCTTCCCACTCCAGAACTTCAATCCTCACGGGAGTGCGCTGATACATGTCTGGGCAGCCTTCAAATTCGTCAAGGAATTGCAGCATCTGGTCATCAATGGCGTAAATCTCTCCagccacacagtgtccccttccAGGGAGGTTCAGCAGATGTGGGATGTTGTGCTGGCCGGCAATCACCAGAGGGTAGGGCTCCACCGTGCGGCCCCGGCCCTGGAAGGCCGATGAGCCGTTGGTACAGTCCAGCATGACCTGGTGGTTGGGCTGTCCTCTCTTGAGGGTCCCATACACAAAGACTTGGGCCATTTTGGCTAGAGAagctacaaatgagaaaacacaaGCGGGTACATGTTATCCATgtcaaagaaatgaacagaagcttTCAGTCTGGAGTTGGGGTTGCAAACCTCTTCTGTCCTATAAAGGACCAGAGGGGAAATATTTCAGGCTTGGCAGGCCATGTGATCTTTGTCACAACTACTTTGCTCTGTCGCTGGAGCGAAAAgctgctgtgttccaataaaactttatggacactgaaatgtgAATTTCCTGTAATCTTCATGTGTCACAAAATAGccttatgtttgtttattttttttcccctcaaccatttaaaaatgtaaaagccattCTTAGCATGCAGGCCACACAAAAACATCTGCTGGGCCAGGTTTGGCCGACCCCTGGTCTAGCGAAAGGGGCAAATGTTTATGGCTTTATAATCTTGCATGTAGTTGAGGAAAACATGATGAtggctctgcttttggctctggGGCCCATGGTGCCCCCCAGTGTTGAACTGGGTACTCACAGCCACAGGGCACACACAGCATACCCATCTTCTGTGCCAGGAAGATGGGGCATATCAGCCTCCCCGTGGCTCTTCAACAGAACTTCTCATTCAAACAGCAGACCTGGGTCTCACAGAGGCTCCCAACCAGCCTGGTGCTGCAGCTACAGCCCCTAAGTCTCACTGTCAGAGCCACAGCTGAGCAGGTACTTCCTCAAATCAAACGTCTGCAGTAAAAATGTCCTTAGTTAGGCGTCAACTAGTACATGCCATCCTTTGCTCAGAAACTCAACTGCCGCAGCCCCAGAGGAGACCCGGAGGTCTCTGGCCCTACCCCATCTAGTGGGAGCAACCTCAGTgagcctctgctcctggcacccaGGACCCACGCCTCTTGGTTATTGTGTGGTGGGTTCTGAGGCTCCTGGAAATGCCGACCACCCTTTCTGGCTGTTTCCTGGTAAAGGACGTTGGTTTTAGGAGCACAGTTGTTTGCAGATGGACACAGCCTATCCTGGGATCACGTCCCACAGAAGTGCCATTTTCCAGAAATAACAGATTTCAACCTTTCTAGAAGGACTTGAAGAATTACACAGTAAATGCTGATTATAGAAAATTTAg comes from Elephas maximus indicus isolate mEleMax1 chromosome 23, mEleMax1 primary haplotype, whole genome shotgun sequence and encodes:
- the GGACT gene encoding gamma-glutamylaminecyclotransferase, with protein sequence MAQVFVYGTLKRGQPNHQVMLDCTNGSSAFQGRGRTVEPYPLVIAGQHNIPHLLNLPGRGHCVAGEIYAIDDQMLQFLDEFEGCPDMYQRTPVRIEVLEWEGRASAPEEMPAAGRIVWCFVYSTASYSPEWLHLPYHDSYDSQGKHGLPYNPRENR